The Musa acuminata AAA Group cultivar baxijiao chromosome BXJ2-5, Cavendish_Baxijiao_AAA, whole genome shotgun sequence genomic interval TAGGTACTctagatatttcttctttttttttcttacttgTAAGCCATTGTttcaaactaagcttgaaatgacccgcaagtggagaacaaattaCCTTGGCTTTACGCATGTTGAATTTTTCAAGAACCTTTTTAATGTAAGTTCTTTGAGATATCCAAATCTTCCCATTCTTCCTATCAAGAAAAATCTTCATATCAAGTATTTGTTTCGTTggtctaagtctttcatggcaaaagacataCTTAGTTCTCTTTTAAGCTTCAATTTTATTAGCATCATggtcaacaatcaacatatcatcaatatatagttggagaataataaaatcattatatgAAAACTTCTTTGTAAACATATAATGATTAAATATGAttctattatacccttggcttatcataacgaatcaaacttcttgtaccactgtctaggtgctagTTTGAGTCCGTATaaacttttcttaagcttacacactAGATTTTCCTTTTCGTTGACTTTAAAACATTTtgattgctccatgtaaatttttaCTTTTAAGTTACCATGAAGAAATACAGTTTTCACATTAAGCTACTCAACTTCTAAGTTCAAGTGGGTAGTCAAACCAATAACAACTTAGATAGAGGATATTTTTCCTAcataagaaaatatttcttcaaagtcaatatatttcttttaacTGAAtcttttcacaactagtcgtgtcttgtatctttgttgtgggctattatttttattttttaatttataaaaacaTTCATTCTTGAGAACTTTCTTTCCTTTAagcaactttactaagtcatagatgtggttctcaagcaagaatctcatctcttcttaTATGACTTTAATCCACTCATTCTTATGGCAATGTAAAATAGCTTTTTGGTAAGTTTCTAACTCTTCCCTATCAGTAAGTATAGCATACtcatgtgaacaatatcttataaatgattaTCACTCTCTTGTGGattttctcaatggaatctcaactagtggtagAGGTACCAGCTCAAATTATTCAGTTGATCCAATATCATCAACTATAGAAGCATCATCACTTACATTcttaccacaatcttcttgtttatctcccccataatcatcatgaactatagatGGAGGAACTAGACCCAAACTCTAAGGGATATAAATaaaggtttttggcttctcaacattatcaccgttATCAAATATTTGATCTTCAAGAAATATAACAtatttgcttctaataatcttcttattcactagatctcataatctgtaTCCAAACTCTTCATGCCCATactccaaaaaaatatatatttttgccttattatcaagtttGGACCTCTTATCTTtgagaatataaataaataatttacacccaaagactcttaaataattataagatgcatcttttcttttttatactCTGGAATATCACCTTTTAGATGAATTAATgaaaaaagatttatcaagtcaactatagttctcatagccttcccctaaaatgacttaggtaatttAGCATGGAAAAATATACATCTAATCCTTTATTCAATAATTTTGTTTATCCTTTTTGTCACACCATTTTGttaaggagttttaggaactattttcttaaGCTTGATGTTATAGAACATATAATAATTATCAAAAAGACCTATATACTCGTTACCATTATTTGCTCAAACTCACTTTAGCTTTCTTCTGTTTTTTTGTTGACACTAATATGAAGCTCTTTGAAAATATTGAGTACCTtatctttaaatttaaaataattaattaattttttctagaatggtcatcaataaaaataacaaaataaagaaCACCTTCAAGAATTCTAGTTTACATAGTACGGACATCAATATGAACCTAATCAACAACATTTGATCTTTTAAATGACGGATAAGtatgaaatgtaactctatgtgtttttccaactgagcaataatcataagatttaagatatatatatcttGCAACTCCGATAAGATCTACTTTCTAAtaagagtttgaagtctcttctcgttgatatgaccaagcctcttatgccaaagatctatactttcatctttttaaattatattaatatcccTTTTacatagcttagcttccatgacatagaaAGAGATTAGTTTTTTTTCTCTCGTCAGAATCTTTAGTGAACTtctatttgctttcaccaaaatagtgtataAACCCCTTATCATCAAGTTTATCTACATATATCAAATTAAGACAAATATCTAGAACTTATCtagcatctttgagtatcaattggtTCCTAGTACTGGTCTCTAAGTAAATATCTTTAATACTAATAATCTTAGATATACCACTATTTTCTATTTTGATATTGCTAAAATTACtaatagtgtaagatctaaaaaaattattatgagaaGTAATATGGAATGAAGCGCTAGAGTCAATTACCTAGTTACTATCCAAAGCTGCTATATTGATACatccgtcatcacaaacaataatggcATCACCTTCAGCAATAattatattggtctctttcttatttttctgttttttcattttgttctcgcttccaaaacctaactCTTTCTTCATATGACCTAGCTTATTATAGTGGAAGCACTTGATATCTCTTCTaaacttagatcttcctctataactataTGGACTTCTATAATAACTTTTTCCATGTatttcttgtttttcaataacaagtGCACTAGAAAAAAATTCTCCtgattctttccttctagcatcttcatttagcaaactgtctttgatCATATCTATGATTAGAGTCCCCTCTAGCATAGAGTTAAAAATTATCACCACATATATTTTTTAACTTTCTAGTAAATAgtcgagaagtaataatccttgtatctcatcatctatattaatttttataataaccAACTTGTTTATAAGATTTTAAAACAAGCTTATGTGTTTAATAATATTACtatcatctttatattttaaattgacaagccTTCTTAAGAGAGAAATTTTATTTTCCACTATCTATTttacaaagagattttctaactttTGCCAAAAAATATTAGCTTTGGTTTCATTAGAAATATTCTCATACAAATTtacatccatccatcttctaaaatAAGCAATAGTTTTTCTATATTGAATCTCACATTCCTTATAGaagatttttctttaactttgatgggcttatacaaatctttacaatagaacaaatcttccatcatatgtCTCAAGTGAAATAATTTGGACTCTTTCGTTTCAATAACATAAGAAAAACTAGTATCAAATAACAtgatgctttgataccactttgTTGAGAAAAActattgaaattaaattttttttttttattaaaataggttcctcatcaaaatatcaatttttttatcaaaagtaaatattaaccaaagtaatataaataataaaataataaatcaatcataaaatgAGATActgaattttttatataaaaaatccaCTATGGAAAAAACTACGAGATCATACTCCACTTCAAACcttcactatcaccaataatgataataggtttacaataagtcttcttcaaaataataagaggatcacaataatatcaagaatataaatcttggctcaataataacatattatcatcACCATAGAtgaatttcatcaaaagaaaaatatagaTCTCACCAAGTAAATATATCATAAAAGTATCTGAAAGAGGATAAATCGTAAAtcgacaccattaggattgtagagcttattGTATTAATTCTCCATATAAATTTTAGATCGAAACCAATAAAATTTAGCCATTTGATCATCTAACAAAAATTTCAAaaccttaatttttttttgttctttaggtctctttttttttcttcttttttttaatagaTTGGATTTGGGCTCAAATTATTCGATCCAAGCCCAAATCGTCCGGTCCAAGCCCACCTGGGCTGGACAACAGCTTCTTCATAAAACTATCATGAGTTCTTGAAGAAAATAGTGatatttaattatgatttttcttttaGCTGTGTTCTTAATATTGCATGTTCAACTTATCATATCCACAGTTTATAGGTAGGTTTTCTGACTCTGCTAGAATAAGCTTATCATGAAACAGCTGTAGGGACTATGATATGTATTTCTCTCTCTAGCCGAAGATTAAGACGTTGGGAGGTGTCTATGTTCATTTGAGACTAATGCGCGTACGGGAACAGTAATTCGTACCAATGGaacagtaatatatatatatatatatatatatatatatatatatatattgatagacTACACCAATATATATCTTTATCTGTGGTCTATAATTATATATCCTTACTGTTACAACTATAGCAAGATTAATACCAGCAGTTAGTAATCTCATACTTTGAAGATAACATATAGCTACAGGTAAAGATTTGTGTATTACTATGGTTTACTAATCGTATTGATAGATCTATTTTTTCTATTGAGAAAACCACAATAATAGATGAATTTGTAAGAATAACTATAGTAATAGAtataggctaattatatattaacctatataattagttatatttaacattttgatCCCTatacttttaaaatttatattgagatgTCTATacttttcataaaatatttaacctgTTACTCCAACAAAATCTTTTTATCTTTCTTAACTTTTaatcctataattttttttaattttagatctcaatattttactttcgtaaatatagaGATAGAAATACTAAAGAAAACTAAACAGATAATATGAAATTATCTAATAGATAGTTTAAAGCTACAATTATTATTGATTTTGTCTTACAGAGGTAACCATCATAATATATGTTTTCTTTTAGAAATAACTATAGTAATTGATAATATTTCAGTCTATTATGATCATTATAAGagtaaatatgacaatcataactCACAATAATTTAATAAGACACATTCATTCGTTGGGTCTGACCCACCGCATCCACCGGTCTGACTAAAGTTAGAATCGAGCTAATCTAATCAGATTAGTTCTATTTTTCTTCACAAAAGTTTTAAATTTCAAAACAAATCATATAATAACccaaaattttcataataatcaaacaaaaatttcagacatttaaaataatttaactaaaaacataaatataattacgATATCACAGAATTGTTTTCCATGAATTAAATATTAATAACTAGCATTTCCAATTTTATAAATTCAATTAATCACTAATAATTCagataaaatcatataaatatttttaagttcagaggatatatatatatatatatatatatatatatatcctgaaTTATTCAgaatagatatataataaataggaTTAAAAACTATTCTTTTTTgtacattaaaaatattattccaGTCAATAAttctaaattaataaatataattattcaaaaatttCAAAACAAGCAAATAAAATTCTGAATATACGCAATAGTTTATTCcaatagaaacataattaaaaGTAATTCATAATCTATCTTCATGAattaaatttgatataaaattaataattatatatataaattctcaTATATTTATAAATACCCAAAAATCACAGAGCTACCAGATTAGGTACTAATCATgcagatttaaaataaaaaaataaccagCTTAGATTTAAAATTATTtctatgaattaaatcaattaaaCTATATAAAAATTCCTGTAATAAGTAACAATTAATCCAAATTTTTATACATTAAATCTAAATACCATAATAAATAATTCTAAAAATTATAAATCAGATTATGCAGACCTTTGACTGTAAAAACATAAAGttacatataataaaatatagataGTTGGATAATCTACCTTTTTTATGATCGTCTCGTATCTTTCCGTTCAAACTAAGGTTTTGTTGAAAGTGTCTTGGCTAtatctttatatattttatataagagAGGCAAAGGAGTCCATATTCAATGCTAACACACGTACATCGTGCAAGATGCATGggtttccatcatcatcatcatgctccCATCCGAGCCGTCCCATCCGTTGACTTCCCATAGAATCCGTGTCAACCTCGGCCGCGTTGATATGAATATCGAATTTGAGTAAGATAGTATACGAATAACGGGAAAATTCTGAAGTCaatgttatatataaatatttatatatataattctgaAAAAACACAAAAGCCTCCACTAATAAGCTGGCCACCATGATGCGATCTATACCGTCGGATGCGTTGGCTGTTCTTTAAGATTTGTCAAGTGCATCACCGCCTTCGTCACCGTCGAACGAGTATAAATCGATCGGTCTACAGAAAAGCCAACCTCCAGTTCAAATTGACGCAAGCCGGGAGGGGTTACCGCCTTCATCTTACGATATCCCCGTCTTCCAAGATCCAGATTTCAATTCCCGGATCGAGAAACGCCTGCTCGGTTTCTGTTCGAGATTTCCCCTGAGCTTTTAGTTTCAGCGGTATGCTCGTCTCCTCTCTGTTTCGTCCGTAAATCTCCGAACCGTGCCCCCTCGGATTTTCCACGGATGGATTTGCCTTTTTCTGATCTTTGTTCTTTCTTTGCTGCTCGAGGTTCTTCTCTTCTTCTGGTTTCTGTCTGCGAAGGAGGCCCACTTGTTGATCCTGTGCTGGTTGGAGCGGCATTCATCTCTTAGGGCTTCGAATTTTGAGACGAGTGCTTCTGCTGACGGATGGCGTCGCCATCCCTCTCGATGTAGTGTTGTCTGCAATGAGTGGATTGAATTTGGGAATTGAAATGGTTGCTGAGGACGACGTGCTTGTTATAACCCAAGCAACTCCGTTGGGTAAATTATTATCCTTTTTGGCATTTATAGAATTAAGAGTTTAATTCAAGTATTAGCGACTTGGACAATTCGTTGATACTCTAAAAAGTATATTCTTGATGATAATAGAAAACAGCTAACTGTGTTATATTCATGACCTCTCTGCTTCATGTGATTTGAGGCTTGGACTAGATCTGAACAGTATGACGGAAACGCCATACTCGGAATAAGAGAATAAGCACAAGGATTGATATCCAGTAGATAGTTATCTTTTGAATGGTTTTACAGGAGGAAAGTTGCCTATTGAGTCTTCATCACTGGATATAGTTGTTTCGGTTTGTAAAGAACCAGAGCTTGTTGGGAAGCAATGGATTGAGGAGATTACTAGAGTTCGTAAACCTGGTGGAGTTGTTGTAATGCAGGTTGCTGCTGAGAAGACCGGTAGTGAAGTAAGAAATTCTAGATGCTGGAAACATGAGTGTCTGATTGCTAGAATGCTTATGAGAAGATTTACGTTATTGCCTTGTTGCAGCCAAGCTCCACGGTTGAGGGCAACTTGCTAATGGCAGGATTCTTAGAAGTACAAGCTGTGGAAGCAAAAGCTTTTCTACCAGTTGAACTAGTTGAATTTTTTACTGTAAGTTTGAATTTCCACCTCCTCTTATCTCTTAGAACAGTCATTTATGCATCTCTGGAAAATGATATCCTTTTTGTTATGTGAATTATCGAACAAAACTTATCTACGACATATCAGTATCCCCTAGGGTTGTAGTAACATGTATGGAACTTTCTGGATGTGTATAGTACCAGACTAATAATCTATATTTGATATGTACAACTGTATGTCCATATATGGACTGTGTTTTTTCAATTAATTTATATCTAAATAAAATGACTAGAAGGATACAACCTTAAAGTGGGATTAATATAGTTTCTCAAGTAGCCATTTAAGTTTGGGGTGAAGATTCATTCcaaaaaagagggaaaaaaaatgaaaaatagacAATACAATTTAAGTGGAACTAAATAGCATTCTTGATTTAGTCTACACTTTCTGCCATATTATAACTTGTCCcaatttcttcaagttgataatttGAAATTCAACAAGGCATTCCTCTCTTGTTTTTGATGGATGCCATATAATATATGTGAAGCCACTATAAAATAGATTACCTTAACATATTTGAAATTGATCAAAATATGGTATTGGGAATTTCAATATAGTTGCAACACGAGTAGATCAATCTTGTTGAGCTTGCATATATTTTCTGGGTTTCAGAAAATATCTAATGGCCTTCAGATTATATTTATGCCGTCTTTGTTGCTGTTAACTTTTGACAATTTGTTACAGATCAAGGCCAAAAAGGCTACTTGGACAATGGGCTTATCATTCCTCGTAAAAACAGGCAACTAAAACAGTTCCAGAGATTCAAATTGATGATGAAACTGATATAATCGACGAAGATACGCTTTTCACCGAGGACGACTTGAAGAAACCACAGTTGCCACAAGGTCGCATATACCTGACAATAATGGCACCGCCTTTTGCTACATAACAGTAGAAAAAGATTGATTATGATTCATCAGTATAATGCAGATGGAGATTGTGAAGTTGGAAAGACGAGAAAAGCCTGCAAGAACTGCACATGTGGTCAGGCTGAGGAAGAAGCTGAAGTGCTGAAACTTGGTCTCACTGCAGAGCAGATAAATAACCCTCAATCAGCATGTGGCAATGTAAGTAACAAAGTTCACATTCTTAAAACACCTTGAATGTGCATAAAAACTCTTCTGGTTTTCGTTTTGATAATTAATCCTTTTTCGCAGTGTGGTCTCGGTGATGCATTCCTCTGTAGCACATGCTTATATAGAGGTCTCCCGCCATTCAAACTCGGCGAAAAGGTAGACACCAAAGTTTTTTGAACTTGTTTAATACCAAATTCTTCCGCCCTCGCCGGAGCACACATTCAGAGATGGTGATATAAATTCCTTTTTTTGCCTTTTCGGTGAACTTCATGCTCATTGTTTacctttttaattttcaggtgTCTCTATCAGCAAACTTCCTTGCTGCTGATATTTAAGTGGCAAGAATTATGGTATATTGTTCGATAGTTTTTGAAGAACTCAAAACAAGTTCTAGGAAAATATGTTGTGACTAGTGGAGAGAGGCATGATGTCTCAATTACACAAACTTCCTAGTTGTTGGTCATACTGTCACCAAGTTGCTTGTTGGTATGAAGACAAGATGTATTGCATTCAAAGAATGTTAGTAGAGTTCAGAAGAAGCTCCTGTGTATTTTAACTACATCTCCAATTGACTGTCTCATTCATTCTCCATGAACAAACTGCATGCACATTGGTGGCCGCACTTGAGCCAGCGCAAGCACAGCTTGAGGAAGACCCCACATCCCATCCCCACATATCAAGCCAGACGCCACTGCCGGACCAGATGCGTTGGCCGCCTCCTGATCGATCTTTGCCCACACATACAGTATCACGCTTCCTACGCACATGTCTACCGCGACGGACGATCCGATGTAGAACGGTATGGCCATTGCCATTGGAATCGGTATAAGCCTTGCCACCTTCTTGGGAGACAAGTCTTTCGCCAGGTTGATGGCGATGGCGAGCGCGAAGAAGGAGTAGCAGAGAGCGAGGCAGTGTTTCGGCAGCGAGGAGAAGCCATCGACTCCTAGTATCGCCATGTTCCGGTACATGAGAGCAAAAGGTGCAGGGTATTGACTGCCAGGGACGCCGATGTCGGTGAAGGCATTGTAGAAGAGCCAGAAGACGCAGGGAGCAATCACGCAGCCCATGGCGATGCCAATGACTTGGCTCACGAATATCGACCTCGGAGAAGACATTGTTAAGTAGCCGGTCCGGAAGTCCTGCATGAGATCCGATGCAGTGCAAACGGTGCACATCACGACGCCGCAGGACGCGAGGCCTGCGAGCACACCGCTATGAGAGGCGCCTGCCCAAGCTCCGAAAATGAAGATGGCGAGCTTCCCATAGGTGGAGGCCATGTTCCAGTCTGTAAGGCCGCAACCGTAGGCATTGCAGAAGGCCAAGACAGGGGCGACCACGTAGGCCACCAAGATGTAGTACCACTTGAGAGGGGGGAAGACGTGGGGAAGCGTGACAATGGAGAGCACGGCCAGGGCGACGTAGCCCCCATACGCAATCCACCCAGGGATTTCTTCCTTGAGGAAGACCTCAGCTCGCCTTTGGTCGTCGGGTGAAACGGGAGGGCTCTCTGCAGggcggtcgtcgtcgtcgacgatGGGAAGCACGCTCTCGGGGCTCCTCCACACGGCGGCAAAGAAGGAGGATGTCGTTCGACGCAGG includes:
- the LOC135612766 gene encoding probable metal-nicotianamine transporter YSL12 isoform X1; this translates as MEKEEGQQPPPPWREQLTVRAMVVSFALSVMFSVIVMKLNLTTGIIPSLNAAAGLLGFFLVKLWTKALEHVGLLRTPFTRQENAVIQTCVIAAYGLVFSGGFGNYLFGMSSKIASQAAEANDSDNIKDPSLGWMIGYMFIIGFLGLFSLVPLRKIMIIDYKLIYPSGTAAAYLINGFHTPQGEKQAKKQVWTLGKSLICSFLWGFFQWFYTAGDACGFKAFPTFGLKAYENTFFFDFSATYVGVGMICPHIVNASFLLGAILSWGIMWPLVSNQRGDWYPADIPSTSLQSLQGYKVFIAVAMILGDGLYNLLKVLRRTTSSFFAAVWRSPESVLPIVDDDDRPAESPPVSPDDQRRAEVFLKEEIPGWIAYGGYVALAVLSIVTLPHVFPPLKWYYILVAYVVAPVLAFCNAYGCGLTDWNMASTYGKLAIFIFGAWAGASHSGVLAGLASCGVVMCTVCTASDLMQDFRTGYLTMSSPRSIFVSQVIGIAMGCVIAPCVFWLFYNAFTDIGVPGSQYPAPFALMYRNMAILGVDGFSSLPKHCLALCYSFFALAIAINLAKDLSPKKVARLIPIPMAMAIPFYIGSSVAVDMCVGSVILYVWAKIDQEAANASGPAVASGLICGDGMWGLPQAVLALAQVRPPMCMQFVHGE
- the LOC135612766 gene encoding probable metal-nicotianamine transporter YSL12 isoform X2, with amino-acid sequence MDDRVYVHHWFSWTVLSCSPQKAAYLINGFHTPQGEKQAKKQVWTLGKSLICSFLWGFFQWFYTAGDACGFKAFPTFGLKAYENTFFFDFSATYVGVGMICPHIVNASFLLGAILSWGIMWPLVSNQRGDWYPADIPSTSLQSLQGYKVFIAVAMILGDGLYNLLKVLRRTTSSFFAAVWRSPESVLPIVDDDDRPAESPPVSPDDQRRAEVFLKEEIPGWIAYGGYVALAVLSIVTLPHVFPPLKWYYILVAYVVAPVLAFCNAYGCGLTDWNMASTYGKLAIFIFGAWAGASHSGVLAGLASCGVVMCTVCTASDLMQDFRTGYLTMSSPRSIFVSQVIGIAMGCVIAPCVFWLFYNAFTDIGVPGSQYPAPFALMYRNMAILGVDGFSSLPKHCLALCYSFFALAIAINLAKDLSPKKVARLIPIPMAMAIPFYIGSSVAVDMCVGSVILYVWAKIDQEAANASGPAVASGLICGDGMWGLPQAVLALAQVRPPMCMQFVHGE